GAGTCGAGCTACGACATCGTTTTTCTCGATGAGAATATGCCCGGATTAACGGGACTCGAAACCTTGACGGAGATCAAGGAGAAAGAGGCTAATCTCCCAGTGGTGATGATCACAAAGAGTGAAGAAGAATACATCATGGAGGACGCCATTGGCCAAAAGATCTCAGACTACCTCATTAAACCGGTAAATCCGAATCAAATTCTTTTGAGCATCAAAAGAAATCTCGACGCCAAAAGGTTGGTCAGTGAAAAAACACAGATCAACTACCAACAGGAATTTCGCAAGATCGGAATGGAGCTGATGGATCTCCGCAACCATGAAGATTGGAGCGAGATGTACAAAAAGCTGGTTGGCTGGGAGCTCCGCATGGATGAGCTCGACGAAAGCGGCATGCAGGAAATACTGCAAACGCAAAAGACCGAAGCCAACCACCTGTTCAGTAAATTCATTGAGGACGAATACGAAGGCTGGCTCAACGATGCCAATACAGACCGTCCCGTTCTCAGTCATGAGCTTTTGAGAAAATACCTCATTCCACAGCTGAGCCCGGAGCGCTCGACCTATTTATTCGTGATCGACAACTTGCGCTACGACCAATGGAAGGTGTTGGCACCCATCTTGAGTGAGTACTTCGCCGTAGAAGAAGAACACCTCTATTACTCTATTCTGCCCACGGCCACGCAGTTCGCCCGGAATGCTCTTTTCTCCGGACTCATGCCCAGGGAGATCCACAAACGATACCCCGAATGGTGGGTTCACGATAATGAGGAAGGCGCTAAGAACGGACACGAGGACGACCTTTTGGGCGAGTTGTTAAAGCGCAGTGGAAAAGACTACAAGTTCAGCTATCACAAGGTGCTGAGGCTCGACTACGGAAAAAGGCTCGCATCGAACCTCAAAAATTTACAACAAAACGCCTTGAACGTGATCGTGTACAACTTCGTGGACATGCTTTCGCATGCTAAGACGGACATGGACATGATCAAGGAATTGGCCGATGACGACAAGGCGTATCGATCCCTGACTTTGAGCTGGTTCCGAAATTCGCCCCTTCTGGAAATGTTGCGCGATCTGGCCAATACCGATGCTCGCGTATTCATTACCACCGATCACGGAACCATTAATGTTGGTGAGCCAACCAAGGTAGTTGGTGATCGCGAGGTCAACACGAATTTGAGGTACAAGCAAGGTAAGAACCTATCCTACGAAGGCAAGGACGCGTATGCGGTCAGTGATCCGGAGTGTATTGGGCTGCCAAAGCCGAATGTGAGCACCAAGTATTTGTTCGCCAAGGATGATCTGTTCTTCGCATATCCGAACAACTACAATCACTACGTAAAATACTACCGAAACACCTACCAACACGGTGGCATTTCATTGGAAGAGGTATTGGTTCCATTCGTTGAACTCAGAGCAAAATGAGGTTCGAGGTCCGGGACGAGTCCGAGTTACTGAATGTCGCTGAGAAAATTCTGGACCAGACGCCGTATCCACTCATGGCATTCTACGGCGAAATGGGTGCCGGAAAAACGACCTTGATCAAGGCATTTTGCCTTGTCTTGAACTGCGCAGAAGAAGCCAGTAGCCCTACTTTTAGAATTGTGAACGAGTACCTAAGTGGTAACGGGGAACCGGTATATCATTTTGATTTTTACCGCCTGGACGACGCGGAAGAAGCGTTGGACTTCGGAATTGAAGAGTATTGGGATAGCGGTCATCTATGCCTGATGGAATGGCCGGAGTGCGTGATGGCCTTCCTGCCGCAGGCAGTAACAGTAATTCGGATAGAAGTCGTAAATTCTACACGGATTATTGAAATGGAGACGTAATGGCAGGAAACCAACCCCAATTCCTCAGTTTTTCATCGGAAACGTTGTTGCCGCAGGAGGAGAGGCTCGAGGTCGGGCGCAAGAAGAAGGATCTTTTTATCGGTATTCCGAAGGAGACCGAATACATGGAGCGGCGAATTGCTTTGGCTCCCGATGCCGTGGAGGTATTGGTGCGAAATGGCCATCGGGTTCGCGTGGAGACAGGGGCGGGTGCCGATGCCAGTTTTAGCGATCAGGACTACAGCGATTCGGGGGCCGAGATTTGCTACGAACCGAAGAAGATCTTTGAGGCTCAGACCATCCTGAAGGTACATCCGCCCACTTTAAAGGAGATCGAACTACTACACAGCAAGCAAACGCTCATAAGCGCTTTGCAGCTGAAGATCCAAGACGATCGCTATTTCAAGGCCCTGATGAACAAGCACGTTTCGGCTATTGCCTTTGACTATATGATGGACGATGACGGTATTATGCCAGTGGTGCGCTCCATGAGTGAGATCGCGGGGAATACGGCCATCTTGATCGCGGCGGAGCTTATGAGCAATGCCAACAACGGAAAGGGCTTGATGTTGGGAGGAATCAGCGGTGTGGGTCCGACCGATGTGGTGATCCTCGGCGCCGGTACGGTTGGCGAATTCGCATGCCGTGCCGCCATTGGACTGGGTGCTCAGGTAAAGGTTTTTGATAAAAGTTTGACGCGCTTGCGTCGCCTTCAAAACGACCTTCATCAACGTATCGCCACGAGCGTGGTACAGCCAAAGGTTTTGGAAAAGGCCCTCAAGCGGACCGATGTGGTGATCGGGGCCATTAGGGCCGACGAGGGGCGAACCCCGTGTATCGTTACCGAAGAAATGGTTCAGCAAATGAAGGCCGGTTCGGTCGTGGTCGATGTAAGCATTGACCAAGGCGGTTGTTTCGAGACCTCGGAGATCACTACCCACGAGAAACCAACCTATCGAAAGTACGACGTGATCCACTACGGTGTGCCGAACATTGCGAGTCGTGTGGCTCGCACGGCCAGCCTGAGTTTGAGCAATATATTCATGCCCATTCTCATGAGTGCCGGGGAGCAAGGTGGAATCGACGCCATGCTCCGATTCAATAAAGGATTGCGTCACGGGCTCTACATGTACAATGGGGTTCTCACGAACAAGGGCATTGGCGAATGGTACAAACTTCCTTGGAAGAACCTCGACCTTTTGCTCGCCGCACTGTAAGGGTTCGTACCTTTGCCCGAAATCTACTTTCATTGAAACTTATTCAGCGATTCAAGTACTACGGTGTTGGATTCATTTTGGGTGCCGGACTAGTATACGCCCTTTTTGGGCAGCGGACGGACATCTCGTGTAACTACTTTCCAAATGCTCGGGTCTTGAGCCACCTTCGGCAAGGAACTGTGGAATATTCCGATTCGGCGGCTTGCAAGATCGAATGCATGGAGCTCGATTCAACGGCTATGGCCGGATTCTGGTGGTACGGAGACGTGGACTTTAGAGCCAGTGACCCTCGTCGCGAGCCGTTTGGCCGTTATAGCATAGAACACGCGGACCTTGCAATTCATGTTTTGGTCGAAAATCGAGATTCCATCTCTTTCGTTCTGGATATCACGGGAAACAATGTAAAAGAGTGTGATTGCCCATAAAACTGGCAACGGGACCTTTGTAATTATTAATAATTATTTGGCAACCCAAAGCTGGGTTGCCATTTTTTTTTAGTTTTAAGGAGCCATTAACCAATGCGCCACTCATGACAATTTATCGCTTTTTGCTGTGCATGTTCCTCATGTTCACGGGAGGGCAGGTCTTTGCCCAGTACATGTTAGACGGGAATATATACACCGGTTCGGAGCTTATTAGAACCGGAATCCAATCCTACGACGAAGGAGAATATGAAGAAGCTCTGGAGCTCTTCAACATGATCAATCCCGGAGACTCATCTTACACACGGGCTCGTTATGAGGCCATGCTAACTTACAATGCACTAGAGGATTATGAAACGGCCGTCATGATCGGTATGGAGGAGATCCATAAAGAAAGTGATGAACCCAACATCTATCAACTCACCGGCTCTTGTTTGGATGAACTTGAGCGGTACGATGAAGCACGGGAGATCTTTGAGATCGGCATCAAACGCTATCCTGAAAATGCAATGATTCGGTTGAATTATGCGACGTCGTTCGAAATGACCGATGAATACGAAAAAGCCTTGGAGATCTACCAAGACCTCCTTCGCCGCAATCCCATGTTTGCCTCTGGCCATCGACGTCTGGGTGACCTGTGTACTCGAGAGGGTCGCATTACTCAAGCTATGATTTGTTACACAACGGCCTTGGTATTTGAGTTAGACGCATCGGTGTCTTTCCCCTTGGTGGTGCGCATGGACGAACTTGCACAGATGGCATATGACGAATATGGGACCTCGGATCAAACGTCGGTTGAACCCGAGTACGAAAGGGTCGATCGCCTTCTCGAAAGCCAAGTAGCTCAGAACCGTCAGTATAAATCAGGGGCGAAGACCGTATTCCCGATCACGGAAGCAATACACTTGACCATTAACGAGGTGGCCAAATTGCCCAAGTCGAATGGTTTCTGGGGAGACTATTATCACGATTTCGTCGAACTCATGGCGGCCGAGAAATACAAACTCCTTTCTCTGTTGACCATCAATAGTTCCGGGCTGGAAAGCATTCAAAAGCAGGTCAATAAGAACACGAACAAGCTCGTGGAGCTTCGCACACGGCTTGCCAACGAATTTATTTCGATGCACGAGGTTTATCCCGTAGAAGTTAATGGTGAAATGATCGATATGACTACTAGGTTTGACGGCCAATCGGATTACGTCATTGCTCGAGGTGAATTAGATCGCGATGGTACCATGAACGGATACTGGCAGTACTTTTATAGAGATGGGGCTTTACTGTCTGAATCGCAGTTCATAGATGGCAAACCCGATGGCGATCTAATCTTCTATCGCAAGTATCACGACACCTTAAGGATCCAACATTTTGAGGACCAAGAATTGAATGGTGAATGGAAGGAATTCTACCCGAATGGAGTAATAAGTATATCTTCAATGTACAGGGATGGAAAAAAACACGGCCCTGAGAAAGAGTACTATCCAAACGGTTCTCTGCAAAGCGAAGTGGAAGCTGTTGACGGAACCTATGACGGAGAGGTCACAGAATACTTTGCATTCGGGCAGATCGAGTACATTTATGCGCGTGACATGGGAGTGTTTCAGGGAAAGTTTGAAGAGTTCTATGCCGACAGCTCGCTGTACCTCGAGTTCGATGTCACGGACAATTACATCAACGGCAAAAGACTTCAGTATGCGTATAACGGGCAGCTCGTTGATCAGCAGGTGTACATCGATGGAAAATCCAACGGACCTTTCACTACCTATTACTCGACCGGTGAAAAGCGTTCTGAAGGAAGAGCGGCCGATGATGAATACGAAGGCGTGATCGATAATTTTGATGTCTTTGGAAAATTGATCTCAAAAGAAAGCTATAGCGGCGGTGAGCAAGACGGCGTATCACAATACTTCCGAGGTGACGGCAGCCTGTATTGCAAACAGGAACACAAAGAAGGAGCATTACAAACCCTCGTGTTTTTCGATGAAAACGAAGAAGTCATAAATCGCTATAATACCGGACGACGACAAGTTGAGGTGAGTATTCTCGATGAAAATGGCGAAGTGATTTCCCAGGGATTATTTGAGAACGGAAAAAGAACGGGTACGTGGGAGTTCTTCGAAGATGGTGTCCTAAGCTCGATCGGAAATTACCGGGATGGCGAACTGGAAGGAGAATACATCGAGTACCACTCCAATGGAATGGTCGCTAGTCGGCACTCGAATTCAGAAGGTAGCGCTGAAGGTCCTGGATCGAAATATTACGTTCACGGAGTACTCGCCGATTCTGGATTGTATCGGGGCGGCGACAAACAGGGAGAGTGGAGGTCGTACTACCCCGATGGATCATTGAGCTCCGTGGGCTGGTACGAGGATGGCAAGGTTTACGGGTTCAATGAATCGTATTGGCCCAATGGGAATATTAAAGAAGAGTGGCTCTATGAAGAGGACCGCCTCAATGGATTGATCAGTTACGACACCTTGGGGAGCCCCATTGACACATCGAAATTATCCCATGGCGATGGATTGCTCACTGGATACTACTCGAATGGAAAGCCATCATTGGAATATGAAATAATAAATGGTGGCACGCATGGTAGGAGTGCAACTTACTACCCCAATGAACAAATTCAGCTCAAAGTTGATCAATTAAGCAATTCGAATCACGGAGCATTGACCTTTTACAATCCAATGGGTGAGATCGAGAGTACCGCTGAAAACGTTTTGGGCAGAAGGTCAGGAGAGCGAATCACTTATTACCCTTCTAGAAAAGTCGAAGAAACTGCAACCTATTTAGACAATGTTGTACACGGCCCCACTACTGAATACCACTCCAATGGTCAAGAGTTCAGAACGAGAAACTTCGTTTTAGGAAGACCACATGGTGAAAATACATGGTATGCGCCAACCGGAGAGATCATGTATATAAAGCATTACTACGAAGGCGTATTTGTTGGCTATCAGTACGAAAAGAGTCCTGGGGTATTGAGCGATACAATTTGGATGGAAAACGAATCGGGAAAAGTAGTTTGTTACTATGCCAACAGTCAAGTATCTCTTGAATCGGAGTACAAATTCGGCAGCAACGTGGGAGAGATCAAAGCTTACCATCCCGACGGGTCATTGATGTACAGCAAAAAATGCGATGGATATGGCCTGTGGCAGGGAGTTTCAGAAGATTACTACCCGAACGGAAATATCCGAATGCGCAAAAACTACAAGGACGGTGTCGAGCATGGTCTAATCGAATTCTTTTACGAGAACGGGCAACCCTATATCAAGCGCACTGAATACTATGGTTATACCCACGGCGAAAAAATCTACTACGATATGCAAGGTAATAAGGTGATCACGTTGTACTTTGTAATGAATGAAATCGTCGGATATGAGAATCACTAAGGGAATACTCACCTTCACCTTGTTGACCCCGCTTTTGATTTGGGCGCAAAAGCCGAATGAGCTCATTGAACAGTATTCTACTAAATACCCGGGTCAAGCTCAAGTGGGACTTCAGTTGCACGAAAAGGTGGAGTTTTATTTTGAGGACGACCAGCTAATCGGTAAACACACGGTCAAAGAAACCGACCTACATCTTGAAGCACCCCCTTCTGCCTTGCAAATCAGGAGTTTGTACAGCTCTGGCTTTCGTCAAATGACTGAATGGGACGCTTATGCATTGAATCCAAAGTCGGAATCAAAATACAAAAAGCTTCCCGTGAAAGTATCGAAAGAGTATGACGACAGCGACCGTTCCATTTTTCACGATGACCTTAAGGTAACGCAGCTCGAATTCAATGAATTGACACGCGGGAGTCAAACACACGTAGCCAGTGCATACGCTTTGAACGACATGCACCTGCTTCCTTCCTTCCGAATTAATCCTTTTATGCCCGTTGAGGACATGGTCTTCGAGATCGTTTCCCCAGAGGAAGTCGAGCTTATCATTAACTTGTACGCATTCGATGGGGTTGAGTACAGGGTTGATGAAGACACAAAAGGAAGCAATCGTATTCTCCGATATATTGTAACCGAGGCACCCAGAGTTCAATTCGAATCGAATGGCCCTCCGGTCCGATACTACACCCCTACTATTCATGTACGAGTTGCAGGTTACAGCGATGGGAAAGGCGAACAGCAATTCGTTCTGCGAAACACCGACGATCTTCATAGCTGGTATTGCGGCTTTCTGGCAGAATCGGCTAAAGGTGAAGATCTTGATCGAATCAAGGAATTAGCGGACTCCATCACTGCAGGCATTACCAATCCCAACGAACAGGCCCGTATGATCTTTGAATGGGTACAACAAAATATCCGATATGTGGCCATCGAAGACGGATACAACGGATACATTCCGGACAGAGCAATATCTGTATGCGACCGTAGATTTGGCGATTGCAAAGGCTTGAGCAATTT
This Flavobacteriales bacterium DNA region includes the following protein-coding sequences:
- a CDS encoding tetratricopeptide repeat protein — its product is MTIYRFLLCMFLMFTGGQVFAQYMLDGNIYTGSELIRTGIQSYDEGEYEEALELFNMINPGDSSYTRARYEAMLTYNALEDYETAVMIGMEEIHKESDEPNIYQLTGSCLDELERYDEAREIFEIGIKRYPENAMIRLNYATSFEMTDEYEKALEIYQDLLRRNPMFASGHRRLGDLCTREGRITQAMICYTTALVFELDASVSFPLVVRMDELAQMAYDEYGTSDQTSVEPEYERVDRLLESQVAQNRQYKSGAKTVFPITEAIHLTINEVAKLPKSNGFWGDYYHDFVELMAAEKYKLLSLLTINSSGLESIQKQVNKNTNKLVELRTRLANEFISMHEVYPVEVNGEMIDMTTRFDGQSDYVIARGELDRDGTMNGYWQYFYRDGALLSESQFIDGKPDGDLIFYRKYHDTLRIQHFEDQELNGEWKEFYPNGVISISSMYRDGKKHGPEKEYYPNGSLQSEVEAVDGTYDGEVTEYFAFGQIEYIYARDMGVFQGKFEEFYADSSLYLEFDVTDNYINGKRLQYAYNGQLVDQQVYIDGKSNGPFTTYYSTGEKRSEGRAADDEYEGVIDNFDVFGKLISKESYSGGEQDGVSQYFRGDGSLYCKQEHKEGALQTLVFFDENEEVINRYNTGRRQVEVSILDENGEVISQGLFENGKRTGTWEFFEDGVLSSIGNYRDGELEGEYIEYHSNGMVASRHSNSEGSAEGPGSKYYVHGVLADSGLYRGGDKQGEWRSYYPDGSLSSVGWYEDGKVYGFNESYWPNGNIKEEWLYEEDRLNGLISYDTLGSPIDTSKLSHGDGLLTGYYSNGKPSLEYEIINGGTHGRSATYYPNEQIQLKVDQLSNSNHGALTFYNPMGEIESTAENVLGRRSGERITYYPSRKVEETATYLDNVVHGPTTEYHSNGQEFRTRNFVLGRPHGENTWYAPTGEIMYIKHYYEGVFVGYQYEKSPGVLSDTIWMENESGKVVCYYANSQVSLESEYKFGSNVGEIKAYHPDGSLMYSKKCDGYGLWQGVSEDYYPNGNIRMRKNYKDGVEHGLIEFFYENGQPYIKRTEYYGYTHGEKIYYDMQGNKVITLYFVMNEIVGYENH
- a CDS encoding transglutaminase domain-containing protein translates to MRITKGILTFTLLTPLLIWAQKPNELIEQYSTKYPGQAQVGLQLHEKVEFYFEDDQLIGKHTVKETDLHLEAPPSALQIRSLYSSGFRQMTEWDAYALNPKSESKYKKLPVKVSKEYDDSDRSIFHDDLKVTQLEFNELTRGSQTHVASAYALNDMHLLPSFRINPFMPVEDMVFEIVSPEEVELIINLYAFDGVEYRVDEDTKGSNRILRYIVTEAPRVQFESNGPPVRYYTPTIHVRVAGYSDGKGEQQFVLRNTDDLHSWYCGFLAESAKGEDLDRIKELADSITAGITNPNEQARMIFEWVQQNIRYVAIEDGYNGYIPDRAISVCDRRFGDCKGLSNLLVALLRSKDITAHHVWVGTSDIPYSYEEFASPAVDNHMIAQVELPDTSYFLDATSPYIPFGYPSQFTQGQEAFVDLDCKDYRIELIPTPKPELNALIDSVWTHIEGGVLSGKGKLTVRGYQRGHFENLLEGANERRKRKIFRSLLEKGSNKFMLDTLYFENLDDRTKSLIVHYTFDLPNHALQMDDETIVNMSIEEVFSKEAPEPDREVGLSFKFLAQYRMVHILDIEKWEIDYLPEATDFTNSTGRYKSNYSVVGNKLIYDQQLDQYQLMVSTEDLNQYTDLANTISNSLRQQIIIKPNP
- the tsaE gene encoding tRNA (adenosine(37)-N6)-threonylcarbamoyltransferase complex ATPase subunit type 1 TsaE codes for the protein MRFEVRDESELLNVAEKILDQTPYPLMAFYGEMGAGKTTLIKAFCLVLNCAEEASSPTFRIVNEYLSGNGEPVYHFDFYRLDDAEEALDFGIEEYWDSGHLCLMEWPECVMAFLPQAVTVIRIEVVNSTRIIEMET
- a CDS encoding PglZ domain-containing protein; the encoded protein is MQKIRILWADDEIDLLKPHIMFLEQKGYEVDTVTNGDDALDQIDESSYDIVFLDENMPGLTGLETLTEIKEKEANLPVVMITKSEEEYIMEDAIGQKISDYLIKPVNPNQILLSIKRNLDAKRLVSEKTQINYQQEFRKIGMELMDLRNHEDWSEMYKKLVGWELRMDELDESGMQEILQTQKTEANHLFSKFIEDEYEGWLNDANTDRPVLSHELLRKYLIPQLSPERSTYLFVIDNLRYDQWKVLAPILSEYFAVEEEHLYYSILPTATQFARNALFSGLMPREIHKRYPEWWVHDNEEGAKNGHEDDLLGELLKRSGKDYKFSYHKVLRLDYGKRLASNLKNLQQNALNVIVYNFVDMLSHAKTDMDMIKELADDDKAYRSLTLSWFRNSPLLEMLRDLANTDARVFITTDHGTINVGEPTKVVGDREVNTNLRYKQGKNLSYEGKDAYAVSDPECIGLPKPNVSTKYLFAKDDLFFAYPNNYNHYVKYYRNTYQHGGISLEEVLVPFVELRAK
- a CDS encoding alanine dehydrogenase yields the protein MAGNQPQFLSFSSETLLPQEERLEVGRKKKDLFIGIPKETEYMERRIALAPDAVEVLVRNGHRVRVETGAGADASFSDQDYSDSGAEICYEPKKIFEAQTILKVHPPTLKEIELLHSKQTLISALQLKIQDDRYFKALMNKHVSAIAFDYMMDDDGIMPVVRSMSEIAGNTAILIAAELMSNANNGKGLMLGGISGVGPTDVVILGAGTVGEFACRAAIGLGAQVKVFDKSLTRLRRLQNDLHQRIATSVVQPKVLEKALKRTDVVIGAIRADEGRTPCIVTEEMVQQMKAGSVVVDVSIDQGGCFETSEITTHEKPTYRKYDVIHYGVPNIASRVARTASLSLSNIFMPILMSAGEQGGIDAMLRFNKGLRHGLYMYNGVLTNKGIGEWYKLPWKNLDLLLAAL